The following are from one region of the Poecilia reticulata strain Guanapo linkage group LG7, Guppy_female_1.0+MT, whole genome shotgun sequence genome:
- the fam110a gene encoding protein FAM110A, whose protein sequence is MPVEALQHPSRQPLKAAVGVSPPRLRPKGPLGPDFYRRAQSSASAPRQSAVERLEADKAKYVKSQVALSKQQPVRAPALKKPLLNPGTPLRPTRKTPTQPSPKPEGVELDVGRLSSLISDLPNGPQSAAKPPAPQVKAKPRPPPRPDWAVAAMARLKATSPATVDGPVCPGAPAAGTVRRVDVIPQAAPVRLTSRPPQYVRQPLQPVPLHPQLPLHPATSGQRLFVHKQVPPVPPKPEPSAPASPAITRLSSSSSRKRPSLTRSKSDMSDRFSRAGTELERFFNLCGLEPADLQDLPASSSDIVSLARFRSVSAPGSECAASQRGGEEEEEEEEDDALKAADRVPYGVSVIERNARVIKWLYGLRQVKENTTTSTNL, encoded by the coding sequence ATGCCAGTGGAGGCGCTCCAACATCCCTCAAGGCAGCCGCTGAAAGCTGCCGTAGGAGTTTCTCCTCCGCGCCTGCGACCGAAGGGTCCGCTGGGTCCAGACTTCTACCGACGGGCCCAGTCGAGCGCCAGCGCCCCGAGGCAGAGTGCYGTGGAGAGACTGGAGGCGGACAAGGCCAAATACGTGAAGAGTCAGGTGGCTCTGTCCAAGCAGCAGCCGGTCCGGGCGCCGGCGTTGAAGAAGCCACTGCTGAATCCCGGCACTCCGCTGCGGCCCACCAGGAAGACCCCGACCCAACCCAGCCCCAAGCCGGAGGGGGTAGAGCTGGACGTGGGGCGCCTCAGCAGCCTCATCAGCGACCTGCCCAATGGACCCCAGTCCGCCGCCAAACCCCCAGCGCCGCAGGTGAAGGCGAAACCGCGGCCGCCTCCTCGCCCCGACTGGGCCGTCGCCGCTATGGCGAGGCTAAAAGCAACCTCTCCTGCTACGGTGGATGGTCCGGTTTGTCCCGGGGCGCCGGCTGCTGGGACAGTACGCAGAGTGGACGTCATACCCCAGGCGGCCCCGGTGCGGCTGACCTCCAGACCGCCACAGTACGTGCGGCAGCCGCTCCAGCCAGTTCCGCTGCATCCCCAGCTTCCCCTGCATCCGGCCACGTCCGGCCAGAGGCTCTTCGTCCATAAACAGGTACCACCGGTTCCTCCCAAACCCGAACCCTCGGCGCCGGCGTCCCCCGCCATCACCAGGCTGTCGTCCTCCAGCTCCAGAAAGCGACCGTCTCTGACCCGGTCCAAGTCGGACATGAGCGACCGGTTCTCCCGGGCCGGCACAGAGCTGGAGCGCTTCTTCAACCTGTGCGGCCTGGAGCCGGCCGACCTGCAGGACCTGCCGGCCTCGAGCTCGGACATCGTGTCGCTCGCCCGCTTCCGGAGCGTCAGCGCTCCCGGGTCCGAGTGCGCCGCCTCACAGAGAGgcggcgaggaagaggaggaggaggaggaggatgacgCCTTAAAGGCAGCAGATCGGGTTCCGTACGGCGTATCCGTCATTGAGAGGAACGCCAGAGTGATCAAGTGGCTGTATGGACTGAGGCAGGTCAAGGAGAACACGACGACGAGCACAAACCTGTAG
- the prickle3 gene encoding prickle-like protein 3 isoform X2, which yields MFLRGSKKRRSNRSEEEDPDRGQPCMRCGDQCPGFRVHGWRKICVHCKCVREEHVVRSVPGQLEKMMTKLVSDFQRHSISDDDSGCASEEYAWVPPGLKPEQVYQYFSCLPEDRVPYVNSPGERYRIKQLLHQLPAHDSEPQYCNSLNDEEKKELRTFSQQRKRDNLGRGVVRPFPVTMTGAICQQCGRQISGGDIAVFASRAGHGSCWHPQCFQCSSCSELLVDLIYFFQDGQIYCGRHHAERQKPRCQACDEIILADECTEAEGRYWHMKHFCCFECEAALGGQRYIMRESRPYCCSCYESLYAEYCDTCGESIGIDQGQMTYEGQHWHAVESCFCCARCTLPLLGRPFLPRGGLIFCSRSCSLGDDPNNSDSCDSALQSRSPHHGRQWGTPERVPCGSPLQPLEGVKQSPAQDCIHTAVESRGLHCSAPVQNGVPPHTGHPPPRGSYSPLPHIHLGNGWPSDVPHYSLLPGDSSVKPPATGVQLQEELNGNTGLTGRNSRGTSTNKDCRNWVEKTNQAMQDTPPPSSDSSPVLPPPLPLKSRDLMPRDSSPQSPSHLSPSHRKDQPPESPPPLTRSGQARVSFREPISSSYSVEEDDDDDEEEEEEERLHVSVETKQTEDDDGEVGGFGSRLHLQRGIPPQMDLLDGSSYHRHHLKRGWGRSRTSSDPVLPPGLERRRSDRPRLDTLDLRAESRRDARSSCGSLSLQQGPHKHEDCCSTCSSSSESEEEGFFLGQRIPLPPQLRQPDNGPARRPEEVLEVQRDCGLRGSIRRRRAQSAKEKDKNCAVS from the exons GAAGATCTGCGTGCACTGCAAGTGTGTGCGGGAGGAGCATGTGGTGCGGTCGGTGCCAGGGCAGCTGGAAAAGATGATGACTAAGCTGGTGTCGGACTTCCAGAGGCACTCCATCTCCGACGACGACTCGGGATGCGCCTCCGAGGAGTACGCTTGGGTCCCACCTGGGCTCAAGCCCGAACAG GTGTACCAGTATTTCAGCTGCTTGCCAGAAGACAGGGTGCCTTATGTGAACAGTCCGGGGGAAAGATACAgaatcaaacagctgctgcaCCAGCTTCCGGCTCACGACAGCGAG CCTCAGTACTGCAACTCCTTGAATGATGAGGAGAAGAAAGAGCTCCGTACGTTCAGCCAGCAGAGAAAACGAGATAACCTGGGCAGAGGCGTCGTCAGACCTTTTCCTGTTACCATGACCGGAGCCATCTGCCAGCAG TGTGGCAGACAGATCAGCGGCGGAGACATAGCTGTGTTTGCCAGCCGGGCGGGTCACGGCAGCTGCTGGCACCCCCAGTGTTTCCAGTGCTCGTCCTGCAGCGAGCTGCTGGTCGACCTCATCTACTTCTTCCAGGACGGGCAGATCTACTGCGGCCGGCACCACGCCGAGAGGCAGAAGCCCCGCTGCCAGGCCTGCGATGAG ATTATTCTAGCAGACGAATGCACGGAGGCAGAAGGAAGGTACTGGCACATGAAGCACTTCTGCTGCTTTGAGTGCGAGGCGGCGCTGGGCGGTCAGCGCTACATCATGAGGGAGAGCCGACCGTACTGCTGCTCCTGCTACGAATCCCTGTACGCAGAATACTGCGACACCTGCGGAGAGTCAATAG GTATCGATCAAGGCCAGATGACGTACGAGGGTCAGCACTGGCACGCGGTGGAGTCGTGTTTCTGCTGCGCGCGCTGCACGCTGCCTCTGCTCGGCCGGCCCTTCCTCCCACGCGGGGGCCTCATCTTCTGCTCCAGGTCCTGCTCCCTGGGCGACGACCCCAACAACTCGGACTCCTGCGACTCGGCGCTGCAGAGCAGGTCTCCCCATCACGGCAGGCAGTGGGGGACGCCGGAGAGGGTGCCCTGCGGCTCCCCTCTGCAGCCACTAGAGGGCGTCAAACAATCTCCTGCACAGGactgcattcacactgcagtgGAGAGTAGAG GGCTTCACTGCAGCGCTCCAGTTCAGAATGGGGTTCCTCCACACACCGGCCATCCTCCTCCACGAGGCTCCTACTCGCCTCTGCCTCACATTCACCTGGGAAACGGCTGGCCAAGCGACGTTCCACACTACAGTCTGCTGCCAGGGGACAGCAGCGTCAAACCGCCAGCCACCGGTGTCCAGTTGCAGGAGGAGCTGAATGGAAATACTGGACTAACTGGTCGTAATTCAAGAGGAACCTCCACCAACAAAGACTGCAGGAACTGGGTGGAAAAGACAAATCAGGCAATGCAAG ACACGCCGCCGCCATCATCAGACAGCTCCCCCGTCCTCCCACCTCCTCTGCCCCTTAAGTCCCGGGACCTGATGCCGCGGGACTCGTCCCCTCAGTCCCCGTCCCATCTGTCCCCGTCCCATCGGAAGGACCAGCCCCCCGAGTCGCCTCCTCCGCTGACACGCAGCGGCCAGGCCAGAGTCAGCTTCAGGGAGCCGATCAGCAGCAGCTACTCTGTAGAggaagacgacgacgacgatgaggaggaggaagaggaggagaggcttCATGTCAGCGTGGAAACCAAGCAGACTGAGGATGACGATGGTGAGGTGGGGGGTTTTGGAAGCAGGCTGCACCTTCAGAGAGGCATCCCACCACAGATGGATCTACTGG ACGGCTCCTCATATCATCGTCATCACCTGAAGCGCGGTTGGGGCCGCTCCCGTACGTCCTCCGACCCCGTCCTCCCTCCGGGTTTGGAGCGGCGCCGGTCCGACAGACCCCGACTCGACACTCTGGACTTAAGGGCTGAGAGCCGGAGAGACGCACGCAGCTCCTGCGGCTCCCTGAGCCTCCAGCAGGGACCCCACAAACACGAGGACTGCTGCtccacctgctcctcctcctccgagTCCGAGGAGGAAGGCTTCTTTCTGGGGCAGCGGATCCCTCTGCCACCGCAGCTCCGGCAGCCCGACAACGGCCCGGCCAGGCGGCCCGAGGAGGTTCTGGAGGTGCAGAGAGACTGCGGCCTGAGAGGCAGCATCCGGCGAAGACGAGCTCAGAGCGCCAAGGAGAAAGATAAAAACTGTGCTGTGTCCTGA
- the prickle3 gene encoding prickle-like protein 3 isoform X4, translating into MMTKLVSDFQRHSISDDDSGCASEEYAWVPPGLKPEQVYQYFSCLPEDRVPYVNSPGERYRIKQLLHQLPAHDSEPQYCNSLNDEEKKELRTFSQQRKRDNLGRGVVRPFPVTMTGAICQQCGRQISGGDIAVFASRAGHGSCWHPQCFQCSSCSELLVDLIYFFQDGQIYCGRHHAERQKPRCQACDEIILADECTEAEGRYWHMKHFCCFECEAALGGQRYIMRESRPYCCSCYESLYAEYCDTCGESIGIDQGQMTYEGQHWHAVESCFCCARCTLPLLGRPFLPRGGLIFCSRSCSLGDDPNNSDSCDSALQSRSPHHGRQWGTPERVPCGSPLQPLEGVKQSPAQDCIHTAVESRGLHCSAPVQNGVPPHTGHPPPRGSYSPLPHIHLGNGWPSDVPHYSLLPGDSSVKPPATGVQLQEELNGNTGLTGRNSRGTSTNKDCRNWVEKTNQAMQDTPPPSSDSSPVLPPPLPLKSRDLMPRDSSPQSPSHLSPSHRKDQPPESPPPLTRSGQARVSFREPISSSYSVEEDDDDDEEEEEEERLHVSVETKQTEDDDGEVGGFGSRLHLQRGIPPQMDLLDGSSYHRHHLKRGWGRSRTSSDPVLPPGLERRRSDRPRLDTLDLRAESRRDARSSCGSLSLQQGPHKHEDCCSTCSSSSESEEEGFFLGQRIPLPPQLRQPDNGPARRPEEVLEVQRDCGLRGSIRRRRAQSAKEKDKNCAVS; encoded by the exons ATGATGACTAAGCTGGTGTCGGACTTCCAGAGGCACTCCATCTCCGACGACGACTCGGGATGCGCCTCCGAGGAGTACGCTTGGGTCCCACCTGGGCTCAAGCCCGAACAG GTGTACCAGTATTTCAGCTGCTTGCCAGAAGACAGGGTGCCTTATGTGAACAGTCCGGGGGAAAGATACAgaatcaaacagctgctgcaCCAGCTTCCGGCTCACGACAGCGAG CCTCAGTACTGCAACTCCTTGAATGATGAGGAGAAGAAAGAGCTCCGTACGTTCAGCCAGCAGAGAAAACGAGATAACCTGGGCAGAGGCGTCGTCAGACCTTTTCCTGTTACCATGACCGGAGCCATCTGCCAGCAG TGTGGCAGACAGATCAGCGGCGGAGACATAGCTGTGTTTGCCAGCCGGGCGGGTCACGGCAGCTGCTGGCACCCCCAGTGTTTCCAGTGCTCGTCCTGCAGCGAGCTGCTGGTCGACCTCATCTACTTCTTCCAGGACGGGCAGATCTACTGCGGCCGGCACCACGCCGAGAGGCAGAAGCCCCGCTGCCAGGCCTGCGATGAG ATTATTCTAGCAGACGAATGCACGGAGGCAGAAGGAAGGTACTGGCACATGAAGCACTTCTGCTGCTTTGAGTGCGAGGCGGCGCTGGGCGGTCAGCGCTACATCATGAGGGAGAGCCGACCGTACTGCTGCTCCTGCTACGAATCCCTGTACGCAGAATACTGCGACACCTGCGGAGAGTCAATAG GTATCGATCAAGGCCAGATGACGTACGAGGGTCAGCACTGGCACGCGGTGGAGTCGTGTTTCTGCTGCGCGCGCTGCACGCTGCCTCTGCTCGGCCGGCCCTTCCTCCCACGCGGGGGCCTCATCTTCTGCTCCAGGTCCTGCTCCCTGGGCGACGACCCCAACAACTCGGACTCCTGCGACTCGGCGCTGCAGAGCAGGTCTCCCCATCACGGCAGGCAGTGGGGGACGCCGGAGAGGGTGCCCTGCGGCTCCCCTCTGCAGCCACTAGAGGGCGTCAAACAATCTCCTGCACAGGactgcattcacactgcagtgGAGAGTAGAG GGCTTCACTGCAGCGCTCCAGTTCAGAATGGGGTTCCTCCACACACCGGCCATCCTCCTCCACGAGGCTCCTACTCGCCTCTGCCTCACATTCACCTGGGAAACGGCTGGCCAAGCGACGTTCCACACTACAGTCTGCTGCCAGGGGACAGCAGCGTCAAACCGCCAGCCACCGGTGTCCAGTTGCAGGAGGAGCTGAATGGAAATACTGGACTAACTGGTCGTAATTCAAGAGGAACCTCCACCAACAAAGACTGCAGGAACTGGGTGGAAAAGACAAATCAGGCAATGCAAG ACACGCCGCCGCCATCATCAGACAGCTCCCCCGTCCTCCCACCTCCTCTGCCCCTTAAGTCCCGGGACCTGATGCCGCGGGACTCGTCCCCTCAGTCCCCGTCCCATCTGTCCCCGTCCCATCGGAAGGACCAGCCCCCCGAGTCGCCTCCTCCGCTGACACGCAGCGGCCAGGCCAGAGTCAGCTTCAGGGAGCCGATCAGCAGCAGCTACTCTGTAGAggaagacgacgacgacgatgaggaggaggaagaggaggagaggcttCATGTCAGCGTGGAAACCAAGCAGACTGAGGATGACGATGGTGAGGTGGGGGGTTTTGGAAGCAGGCTGCACCTTCAGAGAGGCATCCCACCACAGATGGATCTACTGG ACGGCTCCTCATATCATCGTCATCACCTGAAGCGCGGTTGGGGCCGCTCCCGTACGTCCTCCGACCCCGTCCTCCCTCCGGGTTTGGAGCGGCGCCGGTCCGACAGACCCCGACTCGACACTCTGGACTTAAGGGCTGAGAGCCGGAGAGACGCACGCAGCTCCTGCGGCTCCCTGAGCCTCCAGCAGGGACCCCACAAACACGAGGACTGCTGCtccacctgctcctcctcctccgagTCCGAGGAGGAAGGCTTCTTTCTGGGGCAGCGGATCCCTCTGCCACCGCAGCTCCGGCAGCCCGACAACGGCCCGGCCAGGCGGCCCGAGGAGGTTCTGGAGGTGCAGAGAGACTGCGGCCTGAGAGGCAGCATCCGGCGAAGACGAGCTCAGAGCGCCAAGGAGAAAGATAAAAACTGTGCTGTGTCCTGA
- the prickle3 gene encoding prickle-like protein 3 isoform X1, which translates to MFLRGSKKRRSNRSQEEEDPDRGQPCMRCGDQCPGFRVHGWRKICVHCKCVREEHVVRSVPGQLEKMMTKLVSDFQRHSISDDDSGCASEEYAWVPPGLKPEQVYQYFSCLPEDRVPYVNSPGERYRIKQLLHQLPAHDSEPQYCNSLNDEEKKELRTFSQQRKRDNLGRGVVRPFPVTMTGAICQQCGRQISGGDIAVFASRAGHGSCWHPQCFQCSSCSELLVDLIYFFQDGQIYCGRHHAERQKPRCQACDEIILADECTEAEGRYWHMKHFCCFECEAALGGQRYIMRESRPYCCSCYESLYAEYCDTCGESIGIDQGQMTYEGQHWHAVESCFCCARCTLPLLGRPFLPRGGLIFCSRSCSLGDDPNNSDSCDSALQSRSPHHGRQWGTPERVPCGSPLQPLEGVKQSPAQDCIHTAVESRGLHCSAPVQNGVPPHTGHPPPRGSYSPLPHIHLGNGWPSDVPHYSLLPGDSSVKPPATGVQLQEELNGNTGLTGRNSRGTSTNKDCRNWVEKTNQAMQDTPPPSSDSSPVLPPPLPLKSRDLMPRDSSPQSPSHLSPSHRKDQPPESPPPLTRSGQARVSFREPISSSYSVEEDDDDDEEEEEEERLHVSVETKQTEDDDGEVGGFGSRLHLQRGIPPQMDLLDGSSYHRHHLKRGWGRSRTSSDPVLPPGLERRRSDRPRLDTLDLRAESRRDARSSCGSLSLQQGPHKHEDCCSTCSSSSESEEEGFFLGQRIPLPPQLRQPDNGPARRPEEVLEVQRDCGLRGSIRRRRAQSAKEKDKNCAVS; encoded by the exons GAAGATCTGCGTGCACTGCAAGTGTGTGCGGGAGGAGCATGTGGTGCGGTCGGTGCCAGGGCAGCTGGAAAAGATGATGACTAAGCTGGTGTCGGACTTCCAGAGGCACTCCATCTCCGACGACGACTCGGGATGCGCCTCCGAGGAGTACGCTTGGGTCCCACCTGGGCTCAAGCCCGAACAG GTGTACCAGTATTTCAGCTGCTTGCCAGAAGACAGGGTGCCTTATGTGAACAGTCCGGGGGAAAGATACAgaatcaaacagctgctgcaCCAGCTTCCGGCTCACGACAGCGAG CCTCAGTACTGCAACTCCTTGAATGATGAGGAGAAGAAAGAGCTCCGTACGTTCAGCCAGCAGAGAAAACGAGATAACCTGGGCAGAGGCGTCGTCAGACCTTTTCCTGTTACCATGACCGGAGCCATCTGCCAGCAG TGTGGCAGACAGATCAGCGGCGGAGACATAGCTGTGTTTGCCAGCCGGGCGGGTCACGGCAGCTGCTGGCACCCCCAGTGTTTCCAGTGCTCGTCCTGCAGCGAGCTGCTGGTCGACCTCATCTACTTCTTCCAGGACGGGCAGATCTACTGCGGCCGGCACCACGCCGAGAGGCAGAAGCCCCGCTGCCAGGCCTGCGATGAG ATTATTCTAGCAGACGAATGCACGGAGGCAGAAGGAAGGTACTGGCACATGAAGCACTTCTGCTGCTTTGAGTGCGAGGCGGCGCTGGGCGGTCAGCGCTACATCATGAGGGAGAGCCGACCGTACTGCTGCTCCTGCTACGAATCCCTGTACGCAGAATACTGCGACACCTGCGGAGAGTCAATAG GTATCGATCAAGGCCAGATGACGTACGAGGGTCAGCACTGGCACGCGGTGGAGTCGTGTTTCTGCTGCGCGCGCTGCACGCTGCCTCTGCTCGGCCGGCCCTTCCTCCCACGCGGGGGCCTCATCTTCTGCTCCAGGTCCTGCTCCCTGGGCGACGACCCCAACAACTCGGACTCCTGCGACTCGGCGCTGCAGAGCAGGTCTCCCCATCACGGCAGGCAGTGGGGGACGCCGGAGAGGGTGCCCTGCGGCTCCCCTCTGCAGCCACTAGAGGGCGTCAAACAATCTCCTGCACAGGactgcattcacactgcagtgGAGAGTAGAG GGCTTCACTGCAGCGCTCCAGTTCAGAATGGGGTTCCTCCACACACCGGCCATCCTCCTCCACGAGGCTCCTACTCGCCTCTGCCTCACATTCACCTGGGAAACGGCTGGCCAAGCGACGTTCCACACTACAGTCTGCTGCCAGGGGACAGCAGCGTCAAACCGCCAGCCACCGGTGTCCAGTTGCAGGAGGAGCTGAATGGAAATACTGGACTAACTGGTCGTAATTCAAGAGGAACCTCCACCAACAAAGACTGCAGGAACTGGGTGGAAAAGACAAATCAGGCAATGCAAG ACACGCCGCCGCCATCATCAGACAGCTCCCCCGTCCTCCCACCTCCTCTGCCCCTTAAGTCCCGGGACCTGATGCCGCGGGACTCGTCCCCTCAGTCCCCGTCCCATCTGTCCCCGTCCCATCGGAAGGACCAGCCCCCCGAGTCGCCTCCTCCGCTGACACGCAGCGGCCAGGCCAGAGTCAGCTTCAGGGAGCCGATCAGCAGCAGCTACTCTGTAGAggaagacgacgacgacgatgaggaggaggaagaggaggagaggcttCATGTCAGCGTGGAAACCAAGCAGACTGAGGATGACGATGGTGAGGTGGGGGGTTTTGGAAGCAGGCTGCACCTTCAGAGAGGCATCCCACCACAGATGGATCTACTGG ACGGCTCCTCATATCATCGTCATCACCTGAAGCGCGGTTGGGGCCGCTCCCGTACGTCCTCCGACCCCGTCCTCCCTCCGGGTTTGGAGCGGCGCCGGTCCGACAGACCCCGACTCGACACTCTGGACTTAAGGGCTGAGAGCCGGAGAGACGCACGCAGCTCCTGCGGCTCCCTGAGCCTCCAGCAGGGACCCCACAAACACGAGGACTGCTGCtccacctgctcctcctcctccgagTCCGAGGAGGAAGGCTTCTTTCTGGGGCAGCGGATCCCTCTGCCACCGCAGCTCCGGCAGCCCGACAACGGCCCGGCCAGGCGGCCCGAGGAGGTTCTGGAGGTGCAGAGAGACTGCGGCCTGAGAGGCAGCATCCGGCGAAGACGAGCTCAGAGCGCCAAGGAGAAAGATAAAAACTGTGCTGTGTCCTGA
- the prickle3 gene encoding prickle-like protein 3 isoform X3, producing the protein MGLTGHDSHTRKICVHCKCVREEHVVRSVPGQLEKMMTKLVSDFQRHSISDDDSGCASEEYAWVPPGLKPEQVYQYFSCLPEDRVPYVNSPGERYRIKQLLHQLPAHDSEPQYCNSLNDEEKKELRTFSQQRKRDNLGRGVVRPFPVTMTGAICQQCGRQISGGDIAVFASRAGHGSCWHPQCFQCSSCSELLVDLIYFFQDGQIYCGRHHAERQKPRCQACDEIILADECTEAEGRYWHMKHFCCFECEAALGGQRYIMRESRPYCCSCYESLYAEYCDTCGESIGIDQGQMTYEGQHWHAVESCFCCARCTLPLLGRPFLPRGGLIFCSRSCSLGDDPNNSDSCDSALQSRSPHHGRQWGTPERVPCGSPLQPLEGVKQSPAQDCIHTAVESRGLHCSAPVQNGVPPHTGHPPPRGSYSPLPHIHLGNGWPSDVPHYSLLPGDSSVKPPATGVQLQEELNGNTGLTGRNSRGTSTNKDCRNWVEKTNQAMQDTPPPSSDSSPVLPPPLPLKSRDLMPRDSSPQSPSHLSPSHRKDQPPESPPPLTRSGQARVSFREPISSSYSVEEDDDDDEEEEEEERLHVSVETKQTEDDDGEVGGFGSRLHLQRGIPPQMDLLDGSSYHRHHLKRGWGRSRTSSDPVLPPGLERRRSDRPRLDTLDLRAESRRDARSSCGSLSLQQGPHKHEDCCSTCSSSSESEEEGFFLGQRIPLPPQLRQPDNGPARRPEEVLEVQRDCGLRGSIRRRRAQSAKEKDKNCAVS; encoded by the exons GAAGATCTGCGTGCACTGCAAGTGTGTGCGGGAGGAGCATGTGGTGCGGTCGGTGCCAGGGCAGCTGGAAAAGATGATGACTAAGCTGGTGTCGGACTTCCAGAGGCACTCCATCTCCGACGACGACTCGGGATGCGCCTCCGAGGAGTACGCTTGGGTCCCACCTGGGCTCAAGCCCGAACAG GTGTACCAGTATTTCAGCTGCTTGCCAGAAGACAGGGTGCCTTATGTGAACAGTCCGGGGGAAAGATACAgaatcaaacagctgctgcaCCAGCTTCCGGCTCACGACAGCGAG CCTCAGTACTGCAACTCCTTGAATGATGAGGAGAAGAAAGAGCTCCGTACGTTCAGCCAGCAGAGAAAACGAGATAACCTGGGCAGAGGCGTCGTCAGACCTTTTCCTGTTACCATGACCGGAGCCATCTGCCAGCAG TGTGGCAGACAGATCAGCGGCGGAGACATAGCTGTGTTTGCCAGCCGGGCGGGTCACGGCAGCTGCTGGCACCCCCAGTGTTTCCAGTGCTCGTCCTGCAGCGAGCTGCTGGTCGACCTCATCTACTTCTTCCAGGACGGGCAGATCTACTGCGGCCGGCACCACGCCGAGAGGCAGAAGCCCCGCTGCCAGGCCTGCGATGAG ATTATTCTAGCAGACGAATGCACGGAGGCAGAAGGAAGGTACTGGCACATGAAGCACTTCTGCTGCTTTGAGTGCGAGGCGGCGCTGGGCGGTCAGCGCTACATCATGAGGGAGAGCCGACCGTACTGCTGCTCCTGCTACGAATCCCTGTACGCAGAATACTGCGACACCTGCGGAGAGTCAATAG GTATCGATCAAGGCCAGATGACGTACGAGGGTCAGCACTGGCACGCGGTGGAGTCGTGTTTCTGCTGCGCGCGCTGCACGCTGCCTCTGCTCGGCCGGCCCTTCCTCCCACGCGGGGGCCTCATCTTCTGCTCCAGGTCCTGCTCCCTGGGCGACGACCCCAACAACTCGGACTCCTGCGACTCGGCGCTGCAGAGCAGGTCTCCCCATCACGGCAGGCAGTGGGGGACGCCGGAGAGGGTGCCCTGCGGCTCCCCTCTGCAGCCACTAGAGGGCGTCAAACAATCTCCTGCACAGGactgcattcacactgcagtgGAGAGTAGAG GGCTTCACTGCAGCGCTCCAGTTCAGAATGGGGTTCCTCCACACACCGGCCATCCTCCTCCACGAGGCTCCTACTCGCCTCTGCCTCACATTCACCTGGGAAACGGCTGGCCAAGCGACGTTCCACACTACAGTCTGCTGCCAGGGGACAGCAGCGTCAAACCGCCAGCCACCGGTGTCCAGTTGCAGGAGGAGCTGAATGGAAATACTGGACTAACTGGTCGTAATTCAAGAGGAACCTCCACCAACAAAGACTGCAGGAACTGGGTGGAAAAGACAAATCAGGCAATGCAAG ACACGCCGCCGCCATCATCAGACAGCTCCCCCGTCCTCCCACCTCCTCTGCCCCTTAAGTCCCGGGACCTGATGCCGCGGGACTCGTCCCCTCAGTCCCCGTCCCATCTGTCCCCGTCCCATCGGAAGGACCAGCCCCCCGAGTCGCCTCCTCCGCTGACACGCAGCGGCCAGGCCAGAGTCAGCTTCAGGGAGCCGATCAGCAGCAGCTACTCTGTAGAggaagacgacgacgacgatgaggaggaggaagaggaggagaggcttCATGTCAGCGTGGAAACCAAGCAGACTGAGGATGACGATGGTGAGGTGGGGGGTTTTGGAAGCAGGCTGCACCTTCAGAGAGGCATCCCACCACAGATGGATCTACTGG ACGGCTCCTCATATCATCGTCATCACCTGAAGCGCGGTTGGGGCCGCTCCCGTACGTCCTCCGACCCCGTCCTCCCTCCGGGTTTGGAGCGGCGCCGGTCCGACAGACCCCGACTCGACACTCTGGACTTAAGGGCTGAGAGCCGGAGAGACGCACGCAGCTCCTGCGGCTCCCTGAGCCTCCAGCAGGGACCCCACAAACACGAGGACTGCTGCtccacctgctcctcctcctccgagTCCGAGGAGGAAGGCTTCTTTCTGGGGCAGCGGATCCCTCTGCCACCGCAGCTCCGGCAGCCCGACAACGGCCCGGCCAGGCGGCCCGAGGAGGTTCTGGAGGTGCAGAGAGACTGCGGCCTGAGAGGCAGCATCCGGCGAAGACGAGCTCAGAGCGCCAAGGAGAAAGATAAAAACTGTGCTGTGTCCTGA